The following proteins are encoded in a genomic region of Synechococcus sp. CBW1002:
- a CDS encoding glycosyltransferase family 2 protein encodes MAAPAPVRVSIVLPTYNERGNIEPLLAQLLPLRRQFDLEILVVDDDSADGTAELVRQLAHGEPAIRLIRRVGRAGLASAIKEGLLDATGDLAVVMDSDGQHEPGSVLRALETLQAGELDLVIGSRFHPGAEIRGLSGRRETGSTWANSVARFSLARAYGPLSDFMSGFFALRLDRVLPLIRAVDVNGFKFLYELLAVSGGRLRAAEIPLTFQPRSYGSSKLDLAVFWDFLISILHSLSFRLLPRRAISFGLVGISGVAVQLLMTALLMAGDRLSFKQALPVAVVAAASSNYLINNALTFRFQRLRGLGLLRGLLKFLLVASLPVLANVGLASAFYSFVSPDTFWAQLAGIVVVFVWNYAASSRFVWNTP; translated from the coding sequence ATGGCGGCGCCGGCCCCAGTCCGCGTCTCGATCGTGCTGCCCACTTACAACGAGCGGGGCAACATCGAGCCTTTGCTGGCTCAGTTGCTGCCGCTGCGCCGCCAGTTCGATCTCGAGATCCTGGTGGTGGACGACGACTCCGCCGACGGCACCGCCGAACTGGTGAGGCAGCTGGCCCATGGCGAACCGGCGATCCGACTGATCCGCCGGGTCGGCCGGGCCGGCCTGGCCAGCGCCATCAAGGAAGGGCTGCTGGATGCCACCGGAGATCTGGCGGTGGTGATGGACAGCGACGGCCAGCACGAACCGGGTTCGGTGCTGCGTGCTCTCGAGACGCTGCAGGCCGGCGAGCTCGATCTGGTGATCGGCAGCCGCTTCCACCCCGGGGCCGAGATCCGCGGTCTCAGCGGCCGCCGGGAGACCGGCTCCACCTGGGCCAACAGCGTGGCCCGCTTCAGCCTGGCCCGAGCCTATGGGCCGCTGAGCGATTTCATGAGCGGCTTCTTCGCGCTGCGGCTCGACAGGGTGCTGCCCCTGATCCGCGCCGTGGACGTGAACGGTTTCAAGTTCCTCTACGAACTGCTGGCCGTCAGCGGCGGCCGCCTCAGGGCCGCCGAGATCCCACTCACGTTTCAGCCGCGCAGCTACGGCAGCTCAAAGCTCGATCTGGCGGTGTTCTGGGACTTCCTGATCTCGATCCTGCACAGCCTCAGCTTTCGGCTGCTGCCCCGACGGGCGATCAGCTTCGGTCTGGTGGGGATCAGCGGTGTGGCGGTGCAGCTGCTGATGACCGCCCTGCTGATGGCCGGCGACCGCCTGAGCTTCAAACAGGCCCTGCCTGTGGCCGTGGTGGCCGCCGCCAGCTCGAACTATCTGATCAACAACGCCCTCACCTTCCGCTTTCAGCGGTTGCGGGGCCTGGGATTGCTGCGGGGCCTGCTCAAATTCCTGCTGGTGGCGTCCCTGCCGGTGCTGGCCAATGTGGGCCTCGCCTCGGCCTTCTACAGCTTCGTCTCGCCCGACACTTTCTGGGCCCAGCTGGCCGGCATCGTGGTGGTGTTTGTCTGGAACTATGCCGCCTCCTCCCGCTTCGTCTGGAACACCCCCTGA